The proteins below come from a single Perca flavescens isolate YP-PL-M2 chromosome 8, PFLA_1.0, whole genome shotgun sequence genomic window:
- the st8sia2 gene encoding alpha-2,8-sialyltransferase 8B isoform X2, protein MPLVFRTLLFGFVTLLVVVFIIDDIAEVEEETANTGHSQKMNLHQLIPQPHRKAAAQVDPTALTRLSKDVNHLGPSYNTTVKLSSNNWTFNKTLSNLIRKNILRFLDPERDISILKGTLKPGDIIHYVFDRHSTINISENLYRLLPTVSPMKNQHHRRCAIVGNSGILLNSSCGPDIDSHDFVIRCNLAPVEEYFQDVGWRTNLVTMNPSVVQRAFQDLVSEEWRDRFLQRLQSLSGSVLWIPAFMAKGGEERVEWALRLILLHTVDVRTAFPSLRLLHAVRGAMCAFSGDSHALTISW, encoded by the exons ATGCCGCTTGTATTCCGCACGCTGCTGTTCGGCTTTGTAACGCTGCTCGTTGTGGTTTTCATAATTGATGATATTGCAGAAGTGGAGGAAGAAACTGC AAATACTGGACATTCACAGAAGATGAACTTGCACCAGCTCATCCCTCAACCACACAG AAAGGCTGCAGCACAAGTGGATCCAACTGCTTTGACGAGATTAAGCAAAGATGTAAATCATCTCGGTCCGAGCTACAATACCACTGTCAAGCTCTCGTCAAACAACTGGACCTTCAACAAGACCCTCTCCAACCTCATCAG GAAGAATATTCTAAGATTTCTTGATCCCGAGAGAGACATCTCTATTCTGAAGGGCACGCTGAAGCCAGGAGATATCATCCACTATGTGTTTGATCGCCACAGCACCATAAACATCTCAGAAAATCTCTACCGTCTTTTGCCAACTGTATCCCCCATGAAGAACCAACATCACAGGCGCTGCGCCATTGTGGGAAACTCTGGGATCCTGCTGAACAGCAGCTGTGGACCCGACATCGACTCTCATGACTTTGTTATCAG GTGTAACCTGGCACCAGTGGAGGAGTACTTTCAGGACGTGGGGTGGCGGACCAACTTGGTGACCATGAACCCTTCAGTGGTGCAGCGGGCCTTCCAGGACCTGGTCAGCGAAGAGTGGAGGGATCGCTTCTTGCAGCGGCTTCAAAGCCTCAGCGGCAGTGTGCTGTGGATCCCAGCCTTCATGGCCAAGGGGGGAGAGGAGCGCGTGGAGTGGGCCCTTCGTCTCATCCTGTTGCACACTGTGGACGTACGCACCGCCTTCCCCTCGCTGCGCCTCCTCCACGCTGTCAGAGG AGCCATGTGTGCTTTTTCGGGGGACTCGCATGCTTTGACTATTTCTTGGTGA